A portion of the Macaca mulatta isolate MMU2019108-1 chromosome 4, T2T-MMU8v2.0, whole genome shotgun sequence genome contains these proteins:
- the TMEM63B gene encoding mechanosensitive cation channel TMEM63B isoform X1, with translation MLPFLLATLGTTALNNSNPKDYCYSARIRSTVLQGLPFGGVPTVLALDFMCFLALLFLFSILRKVAWDYGRLALVTDADRLRRQERDRVEQEYVASAMHGDSHDRYERLTSVSSSVDFDQRDNGFCSWLTAIFRIKDDEIRDKCGGDAVHYLSFQRHIIGLLVVVGVLSVGIVLPVNFSGDLLENNAYSFGRTTIANLKSGNNLLWLHTSFAFLYLLLTVYSMRRHTSKMRYKEDDLVKRTLFINGISKYAESEKIKKHFEEAYPNCTVLEARPCYNVARLMFLDAERKKAERGKLYFTNLQSKENVPTMINPKPCGHLCCCVVRGCEQVEAIEYYTKLEQKLKEDYKREKEKVNEKPLGMAFVTFHNETITAIILKDFNVCKCQGCTCRGEPRPSSCSESLHISNWTVSYAPDPQNIYWEHLSIRGFIWWLRCLVINVVLFILLFFLTTPAIIITTMDKFNVTKPVEYLNNPIITQFFPTLLLWCFSALLPTIVYYSAFFEAHWTRSGENRTTMHKCYTFLIFMVLLLPSLGLSSLDLFFRWLFDKKFLAEAAIRFECVFLPDNGAFFVNYVIASAFIGNAMDLLRIPGLLMYMIRLCLARSAAERRNVKRHQAYEFQFGAAYAWMMCVFTVVMTYSITCPIIVPFGLMYMLLKHLVDRYNLYYAYLPAKLDKKIHSGAVNQVVAAPILCLFWLLFFSTMRTGFLAPTSMFTFVVLVITIVICLCHVCFGHFKYLSAHNYKIEHTETDTVDPRSNGRPSTAAAVPKSAKYIAQVLQDSEVDGDGDGAPGSSGDEPPSSSSQDEELLMPPDGLTDTDFQSCEDSLIENEIHQ, from the exons ATGCTGCCCTTTCTGCTGGCCACACTGGGCACCACGGCCCTCAACAACAGCAACCCCAAGGACTACTGCTACAGCGCCCGCATCCGCAGCACTGTCCTGCAGGGCCTGCCCTTTGGGGGCGTCCCCACCGTTCTGGCTCTCGACTTCATGTGCTTCCTT GCACTGCTGTTCTTATTCTCTATCCTCCGGAAGGTGGCCTGGGACTATGGGCGGCTGGCCTTGGTGACAGATGCAGACAG GCTTCGGCGGCAGGAGAGGGACCGAGTGGAACAGGAATA TGTGGCTTCAGCTATGCACGGGGACAGTCATGACCGGTATGAGCGTCTCACCTCTGTATCCAGCTCCGTTGACTTTGACCAAAGGGACAAT GGTTTCTGTTCCTGGCTGACAGCCATCTTCAGGATAAA GGATGATGAGATCCGGGACAAATGTGGGGGCGACGCCGTGCACTACCTGTCCTTTCAGCGGCACATCATCGGGCTGCTGGTGGTTGTGGGCGTCCTCTCCGTAGGCATCGTGCTGCCTGTCAACTTCTCAGGGGACCTGCTGG AGAACAATGCCTACAGCTTTGGGAGAACCACCATTGCCAACTTGAAATCAGG GAACAACCTGCTGTGGCTGCACACCTCCTTCGCCTTCCTGTATCTGCTGCTCACCGTCTACAGCATGCGTAGACACACCTCCAAGATGCGCTACAAGGAGGACGATCTG GTGAAGCGGACCCTCTTCATCAATGGAATCTCCAAATATGCAGAGTCAGAAAAGATCAAGAAGCATTTTGA GGAAGCCTACCCCAACTGCACAGTTCTCGAAGCCCGCCCGTGTTACAACGTGGCTCGCCTCATGTTCCTCGATGCAGAGAG GAAGAAGGCCGAgcggggaaagctgtacttcACAAACCTCCAGAGCAAAGAGAACGTGCCCACCATGATCAACCCCAAGCCCTGCGGCCACCTCTGCTGCTGTGTGGTGCGAGGCTGTGAGCAG GTGGAGGCCATTGAGTACTACACAAAGCTGGAGCAGAAGCTGAAGGAAGACTACAAGCGGGAGAAGGAGAAGGTGAATGAGAAGCCTCTTGGCATGGCCTTTGTCACCTTCCACAATGAGACCATCACCGCCAT CATCCTGAAGGACTTCAACGTGTGTAAATGCCAGGGCTGCACCTGCCGCGGGGAGCCACGCCCCTCATCCTGCAGCGAGTCCCTGCACATCTCCAACTGGACCGTGTCCTACGCCCCCGACCCCCAGAACATCTACTG GGAGCACCTCTCCATCCGAGGCTTCATCTGGTGGCTGCGCTGCCTGGTCATCAATGTTGTCCTCTtcatcctcctcttcttcctcaccACTCcagccatcatcatcaccaccatggACAAGTTCAACGTCACCAAGCCTGTGGAGTACCTCAAC AACCCCATCATCACCCAGTTCTTCCCCACCCTGCTGCTGTGGTGCTTCTCGGCCCTGCTTCCCACCATCGTCTACTACTCAGCCTTCTTTGAAGCCCACTGGACACG CTCTGGGGAGAACAGGACCACCATGCACAAGTGCTACactttcctcatcttcatggtgCTGCTTCTGCCCTCGCTGGGACTGAGCAG CCTGGACCTCTTCTTCCGCTGGCTCTTTGATAAGAAATTCTTGGCGGAGGCAGCTATTCGGTTTGA GTGTGTGTTCCTGCCCGACAACGGCGCCTTCTTCGTGAACTACGTCATTGCCTCAGCCTTTATCGGCAACGCCATGGACCTGCTGCGCATCCCAGGCCTGCTCATGTACATGATCCGGCTCTGCCTGGCGCGCTCGGCCGCCGAGAGGCGCAACGTGAAGCGG CATCAGGCCTACGAGTTCCAGTTTGGCGCAGCCTACGCCTGGATGATGTGCGTCTTCACGGTGGTCATGACCTACAGTATCACCTGCCCCATCATCGTGCCCTTCG GGCTCATGTACATGCTGCTGAAGCACCTGGTAGACAGGTACAATCTCTACTACGCCTACCTGCCGGCCAAGCTGGACAAGAAGATCCACTCGGGGGCTGTGAACCAGGTGGTAGCCGCGCCCATCCTCTGCCTCTTCTGGCTGCTCTTCTTTTCCACCATGCGCACGG GGTTCCTAGCTCCCACATCTATGTTCACATTCGTGGTCCTGGTCATCACCATCGTCATCTGTCTCTGCCACGTCTGCTTTGGACACTTCAAATACCTCAGTGCCCACAACTACAAG ATTGAGCACACGGAGACAGATACTGTGGACCCCAGAAGCAATGGACGGCCCTCCACTGCTGCTGCTGTCCCCAAATCTGCG AAATACATCGCTCAGGTGCTGCAGGACTCAGAGGTGGACGGGGATGGGGATGGGGCTCCTGGGAGCTCAGGGGATGAGCCCCCATCATCCTCATCCCAAGATGAGGAGTTGCTGATGCCGCCTGACGGCCTCACGGACACAGACTTCCAGTCTTGCGAGGACAGCCTCATAGAGAATGAGATTCACCAGTAA
- the TMEM63B gene encoding mechanosensitive cation channel TMEM63B isoform X2 — protein MLPFLLATLGTTALNNSNPKDYCYSARIRSTVLQGLPFGGVPTVLALDFMCFLALLFLFSILRKVAWDYGRLALVTDADSVASAMHGDSHDRYERLTSVSSSVDFDQRDNGFCSWLTAIFRIKDDEIRDKCGGDAVHYLSFQRHIIGLLVVVGVLSVGIVLPVNFSGDLLENNAYSFGRTTIANLKSGNNLLWLHTSFAFLYLLLTVYSMRRHTSKMRYKEDDLVKRTLFINGISKYAESEKIKKHFEEAYPNCTVLEARPCYNVARLMFLDAERKKAERGKLYFTNLQSKENVPTMINPKPCGHLCCCVVRGCEQVEAIEYYTKLEQKLKEDYKREKEKVNEKPLGMAFVTFHNETITAIILKDFNVCKCQGCTCRGEPRPSSCSESLHISNWTVSYAPDPQNIYWEHLSIRGFIWWLRCLVINVVLFILLFFLTTPAIIITTMDKFNVTKPVEYLNNPIITQFFPTLLLWCFSALLPTIVYYSAFFEAHWTRSGENRTTMHKCYTFLIFMVLLLPSLGLSSLDLFFRWLFDKKFLAEAAIRFECVFLPDNGAFFVNYVIASAFIGNAMDLLRIPGLLMYMIRLCLARSAAERRNVKRHQAYEFQFGAAYAWMMCVFTVVMTYSITCPIIVPFGLMYMLLKHLVDRYNLYYAYLPAKLDKKIHSGAVNQVVAAPILCLFWLLFFSTMRTGFLAPTSMFTFVVLVITIVICLCHVCFGHFKYLSAHNYKIEHTETDTVDPRSNGRPSTAAAVPKSAKYIAQVLQDSEVDGDGDGAPGSSGDEPPSSSSQDEELLMPPDGLTDTDFQSCEDSLIENEIHQ, from the exons ATGCTGCCCTTTCTGCTGGCCACACTGGGCACCACGGCCCTCAACAACAGCAACCCCAAGGACTACTGCTACAGCGCCCGCATCCGCAGCACTGTCCTGCAGGGCCTGCCCTTTGGGGGCGTCCCCACCGTTCTGGCTCTCGACTTCATGTGCTTCCTT GCACTGCTGTTCTTATTCTCTATCCTCCGGAAGGTGGCCTGGGACTATGGGCGGCTGGCCTTGGTGACAGATGCAGACAG TGTGGCTTCAGCTATGCACGGGGACAGTCATGACCGGTATGAGCGTCTCACCTCTGTATCCAGCTCCGTTGACTTTGACCAAAGGGACAAT GGTTTCTGTTCCTGGCTGACAGCCATCTTCAGGATAAA GGATGATGAGATCCGGGACAAATGTGGGGGCGACGCCGTGCACTACCTGTCCTTTCAGCGGCACATCATCGGGCTGCTGGTGGTTGTGGGCGTCCTCTCCGTAGGCATCGTGCTGCCTGTCAACTTCTCAGGGGACCTGCTGG AGAACAATGCCTACAGCTTTGGGAGAACCACCATTGCCAACTTGAAATCAGG GAACAACCTGCTGTGGCTGCACACCTCCTTCGCCTTCCTGTATCTGCTGCTCACCGTCTACAGCATGCGTAGACACACCTCCAAGATGCGCTACAAGGAGGACGATCTG GTGAAGCGGACCCTCTTCATCAATGGAATCTCCAAATATGCAGAGTCAGAAAAGATCAAGAAGCATTTTGA GGAAGCCTACCCCAACTGCACAGTTCTCGAAGCCCGCCCGTGTTACAACGTGGCTCGCCTCATGTTCCTCGATGCAGAGAG GAAGAAGGCCGAgcggggaaagctgtacttcACAAACCTCCAGAGCAAAGAGAACGTGCCCACCATGATCAACCCCAAGCCCTGCGGCCACCTCTGCTGCTGTGTGGTGCGAGGCTGTGAGCAG GTGGAGGCCATTGAGTACTACACAAAGCTGGAGCAGAAGCTGAAGGAAGACTACAAGCGGGAGAAGGAGAAGGTGAATGAGAAGCCTCTTGGCATGGCCTTTGTCACCTTCCACAATGAGACCATCACCGCCAT CATCCTGAAGGACTTCAACGTGTGTAAATGCCAGGGCTGCACCTGCCGCGGGGAGCCACGCCCCTCATCCTGCAGCGAGTCCCTGCACATCTCCAACTGGACCGTGTCCTACGCCCCCGACCCCCAGAACATCTACTG GGAGCACCTCTCCATCCGAGGCTTCATCTGGTGGCTGCGCTGCCTGGTCATCAATGTTGTCCTCTtcatcctcctcttcttcctcaccACTCcagccatcatcatcaccaccatggACAAGTTCAACGTCACCAAGCCTGTGGAGTACCTCAAC AACCCCATCATCACCCAGTTCTTCCCCACCCTGCTGCTGTGGTGCTTCTCGGCCCTGCTTCCCACCATCGTCTACTACTCAGCCTTCTTTGAAGCCCACTGGACACG CTCTGGGGAGAACAGGACCACCATGCACAAGTGCTACactttcctcatcttcatggtgCTGCTTCTGCCCTCGCTGGGACTGAGCAG CCTGGACCTCTTCTTCCGCTGGCTCTTTGATAAGAAATTCTTGGCGGAGGCAGCTATTCGGTTTGA GTGTGTGTTCCTGCCCGACAACGGCGCCTTCTTCGTGAACTACGTCATTGCCTCAGCCTTTATCGGCAACGCCATGGACCTGCTGCGCATCCCAGGCCTGCTCATGTACATGATCCGGCTCTGCCTGGCGCGCTCGGCCGCCGAGAGGCGCAACGTGAAGCGG CATCAGGCCTACGAGTTCCAGTTTGGCGCAGCCTACGCCTGGATGATGTGCGTCTTCACGGTGGTCATGACCTACAGTATCACCTGCCCCATCATCGTGCCCTTCG GGCTCATGTACATGCTGCTGAAGCACCTGGTAGACAGGTACAATCTCTACTACGCCTACCTGCCGGCCAAGCTGGACAAGAAGATCCACTCGGGGGCTGTGAACCAGGTGGTAGCCGCGCCCATCCTCTGCCTCTTCTGGCTGCTCTTCTTTTCCACCATGCGCACGG GGTTCCTAGCTCCCACATCTATGTTCACATTCGTGGTCCTGGTCATCACCATCGTCATCTGTCTCTGCCACGTCTGCTTTGGACACTTCAAATACCTCAGTGCCCACAACTACAAG ATTGAGCACACGGAGACAGATACTGTGGACCCCAGAAGCAATGGACGGCCCTCCACTGCTGCTGCTGTCCCCAAATCTGCG AAATACATCGCTCAGGTGCTGCAGGACTCAGAGGTGGACGGGGATGGGGATGGGGCTCCTGGGAGCTCAGGGGATGAGCCCCCATCATCCTCATCCCAAGATGAGGAGTTGCTGATGCCGCCTGACGGCCTCACGGACACAGACTTCCAGTCTTGCGAGGACAGCCTCATAGAGAATGAGATTCACCAGTAA